GAAGGAAACTTGAAGTTGAATGAAAACCTGTAAGTGCGAAAACCCTcttattctgtgttgttgtttttctggTGAGGGGCTGGGGAGTGTGTCTGCCACCTCGACAgagaaaacaatacacacacacacactgttgaggTGGTCTGcgtgacaggacacacacacacatgccacgtcgacagagagagagagggtgggggacaAAGaaggagaataagagagagagagagagagagagagagagagagagagagagagggtgggtgggggACAAAGaaggagaataagagagagagagagagagagagagagagagagagagagagagagagagaggtggattgCGTCAGAAGAACACTGGTTGCTGTGAGTCATGACTCGGACCCTCTTGGTTCCCTTTTTCCACACACATACTCACCCTCTGTCTGATGCAATGGAAATAAGGCAAGAGGCAAGAGTGTTTCTGGAAGAGAATCATTTTCTCTGTAATGTCCTTAAACACTTTTACGTTGATCTTTCCTCTTTACTCTTACATGGTCACACATGCATGAAGGAATATCTTCAGGATAACTGTAGGTTCATAATGATAATAGATgtctttttgttttttgtttaacctttatttaactaggcaagtcagttaagaacaaattaatttacaatgacagccatgTAGGCTAGTTGACAATAAGCAGTACAACTTGAAGATCTTGTCTTTGATTCTTACCTATTCAAGATATACAGGCTAACATTCCTTTTCTCAATACTGTCATTACATTTAGCTGCACTATCACCCGTGATCTCGGCTGGCCTAACACCTGTGATCTCGGCTGGCCTAACACCTGTGATCTCGCCTGGCCTAACACCTGGGATTTTACATGGCCTAACACCAGTGGTCTAACCTGTTATAACACCAGTGATGTCACCTGGCATAACATCAGTGATCTCAGGCCTATGACACATGTATTGGGGTTTGAATTGTTTCCTTCTCCTCAGCCACAACAACAGCTAGTCAGACCATCACAGCTAGGCAGACCATAACAGAGAGGCAGACCATCACAGATAGGCAGACCATCACAGATAGGCAGACCATAACAGAGAGGCAGACCATCACAGATAGGCAGACCATCACAGATAGGCAGACCATCACAGATAGGCAGACCATCACAGATAGGCAGACCATCACAGATAGGCAGACCATCACAGCTAGGCAGACCATCACAGTTAGGCAGACCATCCCAGCTAGGCAGACCATCAGAGTGAGGCAGACCATAACAGAGAGGCAGACCATCACAGCTAGCAGACCATCACAGATAGGCAGACCATCACAGATAGGCAGACCTTCACAGTTAGGCGGCTGACCATAAGACAGACAGGTGTGGTTGTGTGAGGTGAAAGAAATGACTGTGTTTTTCCAGTCTGAATCATTCATAAAGTAGTGGCCTAACAATGAATACCCTAAACACCATAGATTAGGACGTACCCAGCCTCACAGCAGTGGAAAACCAGTCACCATGCTTTGACAGAGGTCAAAGGGGTTCTGGACTGAGGGCGatcttctttcctctctctctctttctatctcattTAGGTCAGAACTTTGATGCTAGAAAGGCTAATTGACTCCAAGGAACGCAGACACAAACCATCACATAGGGGCTTTAGTGTCAAATGTTTTTCTCCCTCCCCCAGGTTTCTGGTCCACTTTTGAATAATTAGCCTCTCTGTTTCATCTCCCCTTCTGTTTCCCACTGGTgtcacactggttgaatcaatgttgtttccacgtcacttcaatgaaattacgttgaaccaacttgGAATAGCCGTTGAATTGATATCTGTGCCAAGTGGGTTtattcctcttcttcctctggtTGGTGAAAACCGTGTTCTTCCTCCTCTGATTGGTGAAAACCCTGTTCTTCCTCCTCTGGTTGGTGAAAACCCTGTTCTTCCTCCTCTGATTGGTGAAAACCCTGTTCTTCCTCCTCTGATTGGTGAAAACCCTGTTCTTTCTCCTCTGATTGGTGAAAACCCTGTTCTTCCTCCTCTGATTGGTGAAAACCCTGTTCTTCCTCCTCTGATTGGTGAAAACCCTGTTCTTCCTCCTCTGGTTGGTGGAAACCCTGTTCTTCTTCCTCTGATTGGTGAAAACCCTGTTCTTCCTCCTCTGATTGGTGAAAACCCTGTTCTTCCTCCTCTGGTTGGTGGAAACCCTGTTCTTCCTCCTCTGATTGGTGAAAACCCTGTTCTTCCTCCTCTGATTGGTGAAAACCCTGTTCTTCCTCCTCTGGTTGGTGGAAACCCTGTTCTTCCTCCTCTGGTTGGTGGAAACCCTGTTCTTCCTCCTCTGGTTGGTGGAAACCCTGTTCTTCCTCCTCTGGTTGGTGGAAACCCTGTTCTTCCTCCTCTGGTTGGTGGAAACCCTGTTCTTCCTCCTCTGGTTGGTGGAAACCCTGTTCTTCCTCCTCTGGTTGGTGGAAACCCTGTTCTTCCTCCTCTGGTTGGTGGAAACCCTGTTCTTCCTCCTCTGGTTGGTGGAAACCCTGTTCTTCCTCCTCTGGTTGGTGGAAACCCTGTTCTTCCTCCTCTGGTTGGTGGAAACCCTGTTCTTCCTCCTCTGGTTGGTGGAAACCCTGTTCTTCCTCCTCTGGTTGGTGGAAACCCTGTTCTTCCTCCTCTGGTTGGTGGAAACCCTGTTCTTCCTCCTCTGGTTGGTGGAAACCCTGTTCTTCCTCCTCTGGTTGGTGGAAACCCTGTTCTTCCTCCTCTGGTTGGTGAAAACCCTGTTCTTCCTCCTCTGGTTGGTGAAAACCCTGTTCTTCCTCCTCTGGTTGGTGGAAACCCTGTTCTTCTTCCTCTGGTTGGTGGAAACCCTGTTCTTCCTCCTCTGGTTGGTGGAAACCCTGTTCTTCCTCCTCTGGTTGGTGAAAACCCTGTTCTTCCTCCTCTGATTGGTGAAAACCCTGTTCTTCCTCCTCTGGTTGGTGGAAACCCTGTTCTTCCTCCTCTGGTTGGTGGAAACCCTGTTCTTCCTTTTTCATCTTAAGTTTGGGAAACCCTTGCTATTTGCTTCCTCAGTCCTCTCTGAAGGTTTTCTACTGTCATTTTGAAGGGGATCAGTGCTCTACCTCTCTCACCTCCGTGCTTAGATGTTTCAAAGTCATATATTCCTATTAGAAAGCTCTGGGAAATACTGTTTGAAATCATAAGCTAGTTTGAAGTCTTGAATGCTCATAGTGGAGATATTTTTCAAGTCACTTATTTCTATTAGAAAGTACTGGGAAACACTGTTTGAAACGGTAGCCTAGTCTGATGTCCGTCCATGGATCTTGATTGCTCACCGTGGAGAATGAAGATGGTAGTAGTCAGGCAGCTGCCCATGGTGTAGAGACCTAACACTGCTCcatatagaacacacacacactcagcagtAACATGAGCCCTACTCAACTGTAAGATTTATCCAAATTCAAGAGAAGGTGACGACAGTGTCATATTAGCAAGTTGAATCTGTAGGCCTAATTTTAAGCGTGACCTTTGACAGCCAGCGCTGTGTGACATAATCGTGTACTCAGAAAGACACAGGTTCCCCTGCTCTTTAATGTTCCTACCACGGCTAACCTTCAAAAACAATAGGCTCTATTCGAACTTCATCGCTGAAGCGTTACAGCTTGtgtgatagaaatgtaaaggtaactTCTGATTGAGCCAATATATACAggtttaccatgaatgcagtctccgctaacgcGGGAATGTtgcatttaaatttcaatcacgatGTAACTCTGAACttccgcgatacggattgaatagagccctaacacTAGTTCTGCTTTAATCAACTTGTTGTATTGCCAAAGAAAGATGGCAAGTCAACAGTATagagttattattattattatcattgttGAGGAGTATAGAGTTATTAACTGCAGAAAAAGTCAGGCATCAAGAGGGCCAACAACTCTACTTTGTGTCACCACAAAGATGTCCAGTGACAAGCGAAAATGTATTTTTAGTTTCAGTTGAACAGCTGTGAGGTCGTTGTACTCTCTGTTGTGGTTGAGAGTAGGAGAGGGGAAATgtgctctgtctctgctgctaagcACACTCTTCAGAGGAAGTTCACATTAACTCTGGGGTCACACCAAGACCTAGACCAGGGACCACACCAAGACCCGAGTCACACTAAGACCAGGGGCCACACCAAGACCCGAGTCACACTAAGACCAGGGGCCACACCAAGACCCGAGTCACACTAATACCATGGGCCACACCAAGACCCGATTCACACTAAGACCAGGGGCCACACCAAGACCCAAGTCACACTAAGACCAGGGGCCATACCAAGACCAGGGGCCACACCAAGACCAGGGGCCACACCGAGACCCGAGTCACACCAAGACCAGGGGCCACACCAAGACCAGGGGCCACACCAAGACCAGGGGCCACTTCACCCTCCTACATTGGTGCTTCCCCTTCCTAACATACATACagtagaagtcggaagtttacatacacttaggttggagtcattaaaacttgtttttcaatcactccacaaatttcttgttaacaaactatagttttggaaagtcggtcaggacatctactttgtgcatgacacaagtaatttttccaaaaattgtttacagacagattatttcacttatatttcactgtatcacaatttcagtgggtcagacatttacatacactaagttgactgtgcttttaaacagcttggaaaactccagaaaatgatgtcatggctttagaagcttctgataggctaattgacatcattttagtcaattggaggtgtacctgtggatgtatttcaaggcctaccttcaaactcagtcactatttgcttgacatcatgggaaaacaaaagaaatcagccaagacctcagaaagaaattgtagacatccacaagtctggttcatccttgggagcaatttccaaatgcctgaaggtaccacattcatctgtacaaacaatagtacgcaagtataaacaccatgggactacgcagccgtcataccgctcaggaaggagacgcattctgtctcatagaaatgaacgtactttggtgcgaaaagtgcaaatcaatcccagaacaacagcaaagaaccttgtgaagatgctagaggaaacaggtacaaaagcatctatatccacagtaagacgagtcctatatcgacataacctgaaaagccgctcggcaaggaagaagccactgctccaaaactgctgctccataaccgccataaaaaaagccagactacgatttgcaactgcacatggggacaaagattgtactttttggagaaatgtcctctggtctgatgaaacaataatagaactgtttggccataatgaccatcgttatgtttggaggaaaaaggggggaggcttgcaagccgaagaacaccatcccaaccgtgaagcacgggggtggcagcatcaggttgtgggggtgctttgctgcaggagggaatggtgcacttcacaaaatagatggcatcatgaggaacgaaaattatgtggatatattgaagcaaaatctcaagacatcagtcaggaagttaaatttggtcgcaaatgggtcttccaaatggacaatgatcccaagcatacttccaaagttgtggcaaaatgacttaattAAGGATGACacggtcaaggtattggagtggccatcacaacgccctgacctcaagcccatagaacatttgtgggcagaattgaaaaagcatgtgcgagcaaggaggcctacaaacctgactcagttacaccagctctgtctaaaagaatgggccaaaattcacccaacttattgtgggaagcttgtggaaggctacctgaaacgtttgacccaagttaaacaatttaaaggcaatgctaccaaatagtaattgagtgtatgtaaacctctgacccactgggaatgtgatttaagaaataaaagctgaaataagtaattctctctattattctgacatttcacattcttaaaataaagtggtgatcctaaccgacctaagacagggaacttttactagaattaaatgtcaggaattgtgaaaaacgtaaatgtatttggctaaggtgtatgtaaacttctgacttcaactgaaacgttaacacacagagaaagagaaataaaGACAGAGAACTGCAATACCTGTGAGATTAAATGTCTGGAGGTGAAAGGGTGCCACCCTGACTGTCCTATTATTCTCTGCACCTGAAATACCACAAAGCCAGATTGACCCTTTTAGAAGACATCCCCACCTGAAAGAGAACAAAGCCTGACTGACCTCAGGAGAAATCCCAGCATAAttctcccagtgtctgtgtttctcagGAACGTTCCTGTTCCATTAGTTACGTAATAGGAGACCAGTGTCATTTGTGTGAGAATGCAAACATTTGATTGTGCCGCACATAGTTTCTAATCAACTTCTACTTGACTCTACTGATCAGTGATGTGTAATCATTCGCATCTGAACTGTATTGAAGATCTACTTCCTGTCAGCTTCTCTACCTCTAGGAGATACCAGGGGCAGGTGGCAGAGTCCCAGGAGTAGCTGGAGATTTACCAAGTTGCCTTTTTAATGGAGAAGACAAATCGTGTCCAACTTGTCAGTATAGAATAACTGCTGTATGAAGTATTACAACAGGTCTCTGGCATAGTTTTGTAATTTCAAAACAATCATTTGACAACCACACGTCTAGGAATTATTTACACCGTAGAGAAACAAAGGCATGGAGTCCTGTATATTattggatttttaaaaatgttgcgAGCCAGCAACAGAAGTATTTCTAGCTTTGCATTTTCTTGACAGTCTTTGCAGGAGGGTCTCCCCTCAGGTTCAAgttagctgtgttgtgttagtttATGTACCAAGTCAAATGAGCAAAGCTTTATTTaattttgaatcagctgtgtagtgctagggcaaaatcCAAAACCTGCACCCAGGGCAGGTCCCGCAGAGCGAGTGACAGGATATGCTGAATGTTCTGCTTCTTTGAGAAAGCAATAGCCATTTAAAGCCAACTTAATAAGCACACTGTAGAATGTAGTGGCAATACCATGGCAAAAATAGTCAAGACACCCAAGCTTGCCTATTTGATGGTGCAGCTCTAGTCAGTAGTTTCAGTCCCAAACCTTCTCTGTATGGCAGACCTCATGAGTGACAAACGAGATGCAATGCAAAGTTTTATTAATGCAGTAATTTAGCGCAACAAGGAGAGTGTCTAACAAAGTTATACAGAGGAAAGCATTCCTACATGATAAAACAGAAGACGCCGGAGCAGAATACACAAATAAATAAGTGTCTGTAGAACGATCAGTCCCCATCCCCCAGCTAAATACAATGTACACAAATACTGGATGCATTTATGTCCCCAGAACCCCAACAATGTGGATAGATTATTAAGCAATCTTACAATACCACTAGCAATCAAGTAGTGATGCCAAATTAAGATGTCAAGAACTACATCTCCCACAAGTCAATGCAGGATCACCCATCGTACAGACCTGCTGTAATAGAGATTACGTGCTTAACTTTGGTTTTAAAACACGAGGTTAACTATTATTAGCCTGGTCACAGATTAGTTTGTACTGTAAAGCCAAAAAATATAGCCATTGGCTCAACAGCACAAACAAATCTGGGAAAAGGCTACCACTTTGCTATCTATACATCAATATAAAGCATGAGCTACTGTAGTCACATAACACTACATGAAAATAGAAGGGAGATCTATAGGTCGGATCATTGATTAATTGGGCCAATAGGGCTCACATCAGACACTGATCAGCTGAGGGAACAGTTCATTGGCAAACGCATCATCCCAGGATCCCTCCGAGCAGAGGGGGGAGGACATGTCGCTGAAGGGGGAAGGGGACCGCTCGTATCCAGAGTCGCTGTAGGTCTCCGTCAGGTAGGCACCAGTCTTCTCCAGGCCGcccagggccaggtcagaggtcgGCGAGACCGCGGACAGGAAGTCATCCAACACCCCGTGACTCTCAGGGATGATGACCACTTCCTCCGGCTCGTCTTTGACACACACCACCTCGCAGACCTCTTCAGCCAAAGAGAAGACCTCCTCCATCTTTGTCGCACTCTCCTCGTAATGCACTTCCTGCTGCCCAGGGGGGAGCGCCACCCCCTCCACAGGCTTGGTGTAGATGTGGTCAAAGTGGATCAGTTCATTAAGGGCCTCCAGCTTAACTGGTGTGGCCCCCAGAGCTGCAGGTGGGGGGGAAGGTACTCCTGCCCCCCCTCCGACCAGCAGCACCTCCTGCGCCTGGATCTCCTGCTCACTACACTCCTTGAGGAACAGCTCTGGGTCAAGGATGTCCAGAATGCCCAGCAAGAGATCAGACtggagggtgagaaggagagaattacAACTCTGAACAGAGATAGAAGACCATACTTGAGTCTATGGGTAGATCTGGAAATGGCCACCAAACAAGACTGGGACAAATAGAAAAACACTACTGGAAAAGTTCTTGGCAACATAAATCCAATCAATTACTATTCATTATAAAAAGTGCTGGTACATGGTTTCTTCTCCAATTGACAAAGCCCATGGCACACTACAAAATGTCTGTTTACATTAGCCGTAGCAGACAAAATGGTCTGGCTCACCTCAGAGTCTGTAGAGTCAGGACTGTCTGTATCCATTGGGAAATCTTCAGATTTGGGCATTGCTGGGCCTGCACCTGCTGCGGAGGCACACGTAGCCTGAGTACTGCAGACTCAGAAGACCCGATCCCCAAACCTGCATCAATCCCACTGGACTCCAACTCCTGAACCTGAGAGAGAGGTGTTATAACAGTCCATTTTAAAACTGGGATGTTATGttgttatttgttacatgcgccaaatacaacaggtgtagtggacCTTACTGTAAAATGATTACTGACAAACCCTTTACAATGcaattaagaaaatagagttaaaatgtttactaaataaactaaaggggATACCGGTACCAAGTAAATGTTCAGGTTAGTACAGGTAATATTACTGAGCCAAGGCTATGACAGATCTGACAGCCAACCAGGTGGCAACTTAATTCACCCCCACCCTCCATCTTCTGTATAAGTAGCAACTCCACAAATCTGCTTACCTCTTTGGCTTCCAGGGTGTCCAACCCCAGCCTCTGTCTCAGTTCCTCATTCTCGTTCACCAAGCCACATGTCTTTCGCTGTAAAAGCCTGTTCTCAACATGAAGTTTCTTGTTCTAGAGAAAGAAAAGACGTGTGAACACCTCAGAGTAGCAGCCATTTACACCATAACACGTTTCCATGCTGGATATACAATCACCTCCAACTCCAACGCTAGAACTTGGTCTTCCAGGTCCCCCATTTTAGCTTTTTTTCTGTCTCTGGCTGTCTGGGCTGCAACTCTGTTCTTGAGTTTCCTGAAGAGGACAGATATTTGAAGCATTTTTCTTTAGAAATTGCTGACAGAACAAGTTGACTAACAGGAATGGCTTGTTAGTTATTGCACAATCAGCCGCCATATTCCTGCCACGCAGGCAGAACAGATCGAGTGCAGCGCTGCTTCAAATATGAACTGGGTCGGACCAGCTGACTGACTGTAGGCTACTCAAATCCGTTGATAAGCAATACCTGTTGAATCTGATAGTCCGGCCGAGTCGTAGGCCAAAGATACAAATCTACTTTATATTCTAAATGTAGAACGTGCATGTTTTATTCTTAGCCTAGTTATTGGAAAGAATGAGAATTGCTGTTCATGGAATCTTTCCAAATGTGGGGCGAAGGGAGTAGCCGGCTTCCGTTGGACAATCAACTCACCATTGTTCCCCTTTGGGTCACAAGATATTATCGCATTTGATTGCTAGATAATCATTAACATAGGCCTAGTCATGAACATTGTTACACTAAACTGCTCCTTCATGAAACTAACCTGCGAAGCTGCTTTTCTTCAGGACTCAAATGAGTGAGTCTCTGTCTTTTTCGCAGGGGTGGCCCAGTTGTCGAATTTGAGTCGGAATCCGACGAATTCGCTTGGTTCGAAGCAGATGAGGGCAAAACGACCGAAATGGACCGTCTGTAGCACTGTGTTGCGCTGGGAGAGCCATTCTGTTTCCCAGATATCAAGATTACTTTATGTCCCGCTGTCACCACAACCATCTTGTTTACCCTTATGGACCTATATCGCTTAGAAATATTGGGTAAAttgtatttaattttttaaagAAACCTAAGGTTTCTCTCGGTCTTTCTATCCCCGTCAGTTGTCAAATATAAAAACGAGTACCGTTCGCTATCTATTTCTACAGTCGTGGTGAAATGTGATTGGCTCTCAGAGGCTGTGACGCGAATCTCTGATTTGTCATAGAGCTGATGTAATTAGCATTCCTCCCCTTTCCTGTAGGAGTAATTTCCAGTCCAGGCTACGACAGAGATATTAGAGAAAGGACTTCTGCCTACACTTGGCACCAATAACAAACCTGACCCGTTAAAAATAATCCCAATAAAAATACCTAGAGGCAAGTATTTTCACCCTCGTGTATTAGACTACCTTCTCTTTAGACACATTTAAAAAGTCTGTTTCTAAATAGCAAATTAGTTTTCTTTTGGAGTACTTTCTGAATAGTTTACTTtattctaacattctaacattctacTCAGTAGGCCTACATAATTGCAGTTGTAAAAGAAGATTATTGCAATGGACAAATTTTTTTTTATTGCAGAAGGTTGCATCAGGTGTTTTCACTGCTGTCGCTAAATCCCCCCGTTAGTTTCTCCTCCATCGTTCAATAGTAAATGCTGTTTGTAAATGTATATTGAATTTAGATTACTGCCCTGACATTGTACAACTGCAATCCATCTCactcatgttgtgtgtgtggcattcaggtcaaatcaTGAAAAAGAAGGGTTTTGTAGCATGGGATTGACTCATACAGGTCAAAAAGAAGGGTTTTGTAGCATGGGATTGACTCATACAGGTCAACACTATGAGAATGTTAATGACATGTTTTTGTCTTTTTATTCCCCAGTCCTTATTTGCATGCAGTACACATTCTCTGTTCTATGTCATGTGTCACTGGTATGTTGAAGGTATGTTTACAATGCATTTGGAAAgcactcagaccccttgactttttccaatttttttttgttacagccttattctaaaatgtataaaatagtttttttttgctcatcaatctacacccaataactcataatgacaaagcaaaaacgtgtttttcgaaatgtttgcaaattataTAAAAagaggaaatatcacatttgcataagtattcagaccctttactcagtactttgttgaagcacctttagcagtgattatagcctcgagtcttcttgggtatgatgctacaagcttgccacaactgtatttggggagtttctcccattcttcaggttggatggggagcatcgctgcacagctattttcaggtcactccagatatattcgatcgggttcaagtccaggctctggcgggcacactcaaggacattcagagacttgtcccgaagccactcctgcattgtctcggctgtgtgtttagggttgttggaaggtgaaccttcgccccagtctgaggtcctgagcgcgctggagcaggttttcatcaaggatctctctgtactttgctctgttcatctttccctcgatcctgactagtctctcagtccctgccgctgaaaaacatccccacagcatgatgttgccaccaccatgcttcactgtagggatgatatcaggtttcctccagacgtgacgcttggcattcaggccaaagagttcaatcttggtttcatgagaacagggaatcttgtttctcatggtctgagtcctttaggggAAAAATGCACTGCCAAATGTGGgcccttatataaacaggtgtgtgcctttccaaatcatgtccaatcatattgaatttaccacaggtggactccaatcaagttgtagaaacatctcaaggatgatcaatggaaacaatgacacctgacctcaatttcaaGTCACATAGTAAAGTGTCTGactgcttatgtaaataaggtatttttgtttgattgatgaggaaaacaatacatttgatatattttttttaataaggcCACAACGTAAtaaaaaagtggaaaaagtcaaggggtctgaatactttgcgaatgCACTATATGGTGCAATGAGGAGGAACATCAGTTTGTGTTTTTCCCCATACCTTTCCCAGTAGTCTGACATCTTTAACATTCCTTCAGTGAAGAAAGTGTGGCTTGGAATATAGACAATCTGTTAAAGGTCCAACAcggccatttttatctcaatatcaaatcatttctgggtaacaataaagtacattactgtgattgttttacattaaaatggtcaaaaagaaacaaaaatagcttcttagaaaAGAGCAATTTCCCAAACAAACAATTTTGCCAGGACTGTCTGGTAATGGTCTGAGTGGCAGAGGGGTTTGACCTCTcgttcttattggtctattaactcatttacctACCCAGTGAtctcaccaaaacaggctgacatttcaggcggtcttttcaaataGCTCTCACACTAAAAGTGCATTATcttaattttcacaatttcacaggattattctaacatttacatcaacatttacatttgagtcattt
This window of the Salvelinus fontinalis isolate EN_2023a chromosome 28, ASM2944872v1, whole genome shotgun sequence genome carries:
- the LOC129825776 gene encoding sex-determining region Y protein-like yields the protein MKKEEQGFHQPEEEEQGFHQPEEEEQGFHQSEEEEQGFHQPEEEEQGFHQPEEEEQGFHQPEEEEQGFHQPEEEEQGFHQPEEEEQGFHQPEEEEQGFHQPEEEEQGFHQPEEEEQGFHQPEEEEQGFHQPEEEEQGFHQPEEEEQGFHQPEEEEQGFHQPEEEEQGFHQPEEEEQGFHQPEEEEQGFHQPEEEEQGFHQPEEEEQGFHQPEEEEQGFHQPEEEEQGFHQPEEEEQGFHQPEEEEQGFHQPEEEEQGFHQSEEEEQGFHQSEEEEQGFHQPEEEEQGFHQSEEEEQGFHQSEEEEQGFHQPEEEEQGFHQSEEEEQGFHQSEEEEQGFHQSEEKEQGFHQSEEEEQGFHQSEEEEQGFHQPEEEEQGFHQSEEEEHGFHQPEEEEE